The DNA segment AGCGAGATCCACTTACTGGTATCCAGCACGCCGTCGTCAAAATTATCGGCTACCGGGATGGCCTGGAGGACGCCTGCTGCGCAAATATATGAGATACAAATAAGTACCTGTTTTTTCACCCTTGCGTCTCCCAAACAATAAATATTCTATTGCCAGCCATCGAACCCATGCAGCCAATTATTAAATTACGTTCCATACTAAAATTGAAAGTCTACTTTAATGCATCTTTGTAGAGCTAAGGCGTACCTCTCCGCTAAATATTGAAAGGTACGCCCCTTGTAGTTTAACTTGCTAATTCAATTTAGTTACAGGATTCTACCGGATACAAACCGCATTCGAGTCAGACAGCGACGAATTCGGCAAAGTCAAACAGGTTGACTACACAGTAGCCTTCAAATCCATCAACGCCCTTGACCAGGCCAGTATCACCATATGCAATATCCAGTGCAGGCGGAGGAACGTAAACCTCTTCACCGGTGATTGGATAGGTAAGGCCAACCACATCTTCTTGTGTAAGAGCATAGCTCTAGATCCGCATATCATCCGCAACCCAGTTGTTGCATTTAGAAAAGAGACCACCGCGATAATTTCCGTCCCACTTGACCCAACAAGCAAAAGAACAAAATACCTTCAATCCTGACAAATTACGCGTCTACAAACTTAATTGTCTATTTGCTCTCTTTACAATTCCCGCAAAACACCACTAATAAAATATTATTCCCGCAGCTCCTGCATTAGCTCTGGGTTCCATTTCAGATTTCTTGTTGTATGTGACGCTTCCATCACCGTATCCCAAGGGATTGTCAGTTGCGGTTGAAAACACGTTAAACTTAGTATCCATTTCTACCAGGTTACCACCATGTGAAAGGTCCCAGAAATGCCCGCTACCACCTGCCGCATTGCTGACACGATGTGCGAAGATAGGAGTCCGAGACGTCGCCTCTCCATCATTCTTTGGCCAATGAACCGGGTTGTTGACCATGTTGCCTTCATCATCCCTGAAACTGTACTTGGGTTCCTCTCCAAAGTAGGTATAATTTGCAAGCCACATATATGGGCTTGTAATATTGGCCGGATCCTGTCCAGCGTCCAGATCAACAGAACCCCAACCCCCATATGCACCGTTCTCATGTAAGTATTCGGGATTCTTAAAAATCGAATCTCCGGACCTAATTGATCGTATGACCGGACACAGCATTACATCCAGATCATCGATATAGGGGATCATCGCATGATACAGACTGTCATTACTGCCGTTACTTCTTGCGTATTCGGGGCTGTGGTCGCCATGAGAATGATATCTGCCGTCATTGTCAGTCGCATACAACTTCAGGTATAGCGAATGACTTCTAATGTTATTCGCGCAGTAGACACGCTTGGCCATTGTCTTGACTTTACCTAGAGCAGGCATCATGATCGCAAGCAGCAACGCTATGATAGAAATCACGACCAGCAATTCAATTAGAGTAAAAGCCT comes from the Anaerohalosphaera lusitana genome and includes:
- a CDS encoding type II secretion system protein, yielding MHNKKAFTLIELLVVISIIALLLAIMMPALGKVKTMAKRVYCANNIRSHSLYLKLYATDNDGRYHSHGDHSPEYARSNGSNDSLYHAMIPYIDDLDVMLCPVIRSIRSGDSIFKNPEYLHENGAYGGWGSVDLDAGQDPANITSPYMWLANYTYFGEEPKYSFRDDEGNMVNNPVHWPKNDGEATSRTPIFAHRVSNAAGGSGHFWDLSHGGNLVEMDTKFNVFSTATDNPLGYGDGSVTYNKKSEMEPRANAGAAGIIFY